One Elaeis guineensis isolate ETL-2024a chromosome 10, EG11, whole genome shotgun sequence genomic window carries:
- the LOC105053027 gene encoding uncharacterized protein, protein MLKREALRLFSSQLHTLWSNCASMTLAKHPFSASFGGFSRWSESYERSMLRSKGGVDMGISSRIITKNALSLRSCMDRHNGGFRRIDDETRKAHPVAPYCQFVRDSDVVFGEEVGARLVNGDGACRHGNLLVFSNHLMPQKLVVAVDVDEVLGSFLSALNQFIADRYSSIHSMSEYHVYEFFKIWNCSRTEADIRVHEFFKTTYFKEGIHPIPGARHALHRLSTFCNLSVVTSRQNAIKDHTLKWIEEHYPGLFQEIHFGNHFALDGQSRPKSEICRSLGAQILIDDNPRYALECADIGIRVLLFDYDNSYPWCKTGSATSHPLVTKVHNWQEVEHQLVSLALP, encoded by the exons ATGTTAAAGAGAGAAGCTTTGCGATTGTTCTCGTCTCAATTACATACTCTTTGGAGTAATTGTGCTTCGATGACtttagctaagcatcccttctctgCAAGCTTCGGTGGGTTCAGTCGGTGGAGTGAATCTTATGAGCGAAGTATGCTCCGTAGCAAGGGTGGGGTTGATATGGGAATTAGTTCCAGAATCATTACGAAAAATGCCTTGAGCTTGAGAAGCTGCATGGATCGCCATAATGGTGGTTTTAGAAGGATAGATGATGAAACAAGAAAAGCTCATCCTGTAGCACCTTATTGCCAATTTGTTCGGGATTCTGACGTAGTATTTGGAGAGGAGGTGGGTGCAAGATTGGTGAATGGAGATGGAGCATGCAGACATGGAAACCTCCTTGTGTTTTCCAACCATTTGATGCCACAGAAATTGGTGGTTGCTGTTGATGTCGATGAAG TCCTTGGAAGCTTTCTCTCAGCTTTAAACCAATTTATTGCGGATCGCTACTCTTCTATTCACTCAATGTCAGAGTACCATGTATATGAGTTCTTCAAG ATATGGAATTGTTCTCGAACGGAAG CTGATATCCGTGTTCATGAGTTCTTTAAAACTACTTATTTCAAAGAGGGTATTCATCCTATCCCAGGTGCTCGACATGCTCTTCATAGACTGTCCACATTTTGCAATTTATCAGTGGTGAC ATCTCGGCAGAATGCAATCAAAGATCACACACTGAAGTGGATTGAAGAGCATTATCCTGGCTTGTTTCAGGAGATTCACTTTGGTAATCATTTTGCTTTGGATGGACAATCACGGCCAAAATCTGAGATCTGCAG GTCTTTGGGAGCCCAAATTCTGATTGACGACAACCCAAGATATGCTCTCGAATGTGCAGATATAGGTATTAGAGTCTTACTCTTTGACTATGACAACTCGTATCCGTGGTGCAAGACTGGCTCTGCAACTTCACACCCCCTGGTGACCAAGGTTCATAACTGGCAAGAAGTAGAGCACCAGCTGGTCTCATTGGCACTTCCTTAG